In Glycine max cultivar Williams 82 chromosome 10, Glycine_max_v4.0, whole genome shotgun sequence, the DNA window GAATACACAAAGCTTGAGCTTAGCTCATTACCTGTCATAGGCTTTTTTTGAAGGCTCGACCTACATCTGGCTTGACCTACGAGCCTATTTAAAAGTCTGCTTAAAGACGTCTTtaaccaattaattattttaaaacctagtaaaatactaactaaaaaaagaaacttataaaatttcgtataagtaatgtataaatccaaaaataattgataaacaaaatcatattgaattcaagttatttaaacacaaagtatatcaaaagaaaatgaaaaaaaagagtataatattaaaaaaatatatgaattagagatgatttatactaatatagccaaataaaaatatttaaattgtttgaaaatatctttacaaaacattCTTTTCTGTGGAAATATTAATCTGGTTGCATTATCCTTTTAACttgaatctttttctttttaaaaatttttcaCACTGAACTCTCTAAGTACTTTATGTCACTTTATTCATAATGCCATAAAAATAGTATagataatagttattattattattatttaaataagccGACTTGTCaagcaaacaattttttttttatagtttgaccTTCTTATCTAAAAAAGCTTGAACTTGACCTTAATAGTAAATAAGCCAAGCTGAACCGAGTCTTAAATATGTCAAACCATAGACCCTTGACAAGAGGTTCGACTCATTTTCATCCCAATCCACAGGTTTGAAAAACCCAAAttgagcattttttttaaaaaaaaatgaagttttggTCTAGCAAGAGATTAAACCAGATCCCGTTAgttataaaaagttttaattgCCATTAAACTAATATACTTTATtagcaattaaattaaaaataataatatttatttactatgctactttaaaattatatattttatttaaagtatgAAATATGGATGAATCATATTTTGTTACATATATTATACtacatattttctaatttttaaataaatatatataagtgaccTATCGATTCAAACTTTGACTTATTAATTTAGTAAAAAGATTTTGATAACACTGTTGAGAAgagttgaataaaaaataatcatgaaaaaaaatgaaacatatagtaattttctttttttttaatgtggtaAATCCATAAAATTGTTTCAAATGTTatgaattcttttattttcaatttattaaaattcaaaatacaaaatctaatcataatcatataagtcttaaaagttattatatttttacctaatattttaaaattcaaaaacaaaattatgtaaaaataattttttaaaattttaattcaatatacTCCCAGCTACGTGACATATTTCATTCTCTCTGAAACATCTCCATTATTCTAGAATAtacaaaattcttaaaataatcaGCAAGTTTTATCATCcaataaacttaattttaaaagcaaaataacaaattacatgcttcttcttttatttttgttaggtAACAGGAAAGAAGCTTTCCCATTCCCTCACTTCATAAATATCCACTGACTTACCCATCTTCCCAACTTTCAGatcccttttctttttactcattcattttctttccactCTCTTCATTTCCATCATGGCCAACCAACCTGAGTCTTCCTCCTCCGATGCGTAAGATTCCTCTTCTTTTTCAGATCTCAATTCAatcgtttttctttctttttactatGAATCTAACTGATTCTGTTTCTTCAGTAAGGGTACGAAAAGAGACTTCAGCACCGCGATCCTTGAGCGCAAGAAGGCGCCGAACCGGCTCGTTGTTGATGAGGCTGTAAACGATGACAACTCCGTCGTCGCACTTCATCCCAACACCATGGAGAAGCTCCAGCTCTTCCGTGGTGATACTATTCTGCTCAAGGTAAACCACTGAACTCACTGTGTGAGAGGAAACGGAAATGAACGgaaattattttagataacatttttttttttttgtggtttaggggaagaagagaaaagatacTATTTGTATTGCGCTTGCCGATGAGACGTGCGAGGAGCCGAAGATACGGATGAACAAGGTTGTGAGGAACAACCTTAGGGTTAGGCTTGGAGACGTTGTTTCCGTTCACCAGTGCGCTGATGTAAAGTACGGAAAGCGTGTGCACATTCTTCCCGTGGATGATACCATTGAAGGGGTTACTGGGAATCTCTTCGATGCGTACTTGAAACGTGAGTTTAAGTTACTGTTTTCGAAGGGTTTGTTGATAAGATGCTTAGATGATTGCTTTAGAAGAAACGGAAGTTAATTATCTTAGGTCTTTGATTGGATAAACTTATTAACAAGCATTTATGAAGTGAATTGAGTGCATAGGAGAATCTCAGTTCATTTTAGGAAGAGTGTATTAAAGCATCTGCATGACTGCTTAAATGTGTTTCTTATCTTAAATTTGTGAACCTACAATGCCACTTAGATTTAAGAACGTAAAACTTTACTCCAATGCTAAAGTTGCTAGAGTAAATACTTAACTTTGAGTCACATTAAATTTTGGATCGAAAAAATTGTTCTTGTTTTGGAAATAATCAATTAAGCAATGGTTGCTTATATAAGCAATTCAATGCCAAGTCATCAGCTCTAATGGAAAAATTTGTTAAGCAACTCATTTAAGCACCCGCATCGGAGATGTTCTTAGGAGTGTTTATGGATAAgagttttaataaataatcaatggctttaatatagataaaaataattgatggaGAAGctccatttattttcttctcctgccTGTAAGTGTTTATGGAGAAGTTCATCCAAATTTTAATAAGTAATGGATGGCTTCTCTAATTTTACTGCATAGGTGAAGAAACAAATCTCTTCTGTGAAGTTAAATTGGCAGGATATATATTCTGTTgcattctatttttgttttgaatactaAGCATGTAAAATGGTGACCAAGTGAGGCTTGCCATAgcatagtaataaattaaaagtaaaacgagggagtagtattttttttcttttcagaagTGTATGAGGAAGCTGCTTAAGCAAGtaattatttctataaaaataagttaattcaACTATGCATTAAGTCCTGTTTTACTTTTTCAGCTTATTTCCTTGAGGCATATAGGCCAGTGAGGAAGGGTGATATGTTCCTTGTGAGAGGGGGGATGAGAAGTGTGGAGTTCAAGGTTATTGAAACTGATCCTGCTGAGTACTGTGTTGTTGCTCCTGACACTGAGATCTTCTGTGAGGGAGAGCCTGTTAAAAGGGAAGATGAGAATCGATTAGATGAGGTTGGTTATGATGATGTTGGTGGTGTTAGAAAGCAGATGGCGCAGATTCGGGAACTGGTGGAACTGCCATTGAGGCATCCACAATTGTTCAAATCTATTGGTGTTAAGCCACCAAAAGGAATTCTTCTATATGGACCACCTGGGTCTGGTAAGACTTTAATTGCTCGGGCTGTTGCAAATGAAACTGGTGCCTTCTTTTTCTGCATTAATGGCCCTGAGATCATGTCAAAATTGGCTGGTGAGAGTGAAAGCAATCTGAGGAAGGCATTTGAGGAAGCTGAGAAGAATGCACCCTCTATTATCTTCATTGATGAGATAGATTCAATAGCTCCAAAGCGTGAAAAGACTCATGGGGAGGTTGAGAGGAGAATTGTTTCCCAACTCTTGACCCTCATGGATGGGCTTAAATCCCGTGCACATGTAATTGTTATTGGAGCCACGAATCGTCCCAATAGCATTGACCCTGCTCTTAGGAGGTTTGGAAGATTTGATCGGGAGATTGATATTGGTGTACCAGATGAAGTTGGGCGTCTAGAGGTTCTTCGTATCCATACAAAAAATATGAAGCTTGCTGAAGATGTAAGGATCAAATCTTTCTCCCTAAGTTGTGGTTTGATTTGAATGTTCTGAAATCTGAGAAGGTTGTTCATTGTGTAATTTACAGGTTGATTTAGAAAGGATTGCTAAGGATACTCATGGATATGTTGGTGCTGATTTGGCTGCTTTGTGTACTGAAGCTGCTCTTCAGTGCATCAGAGAGAAAATGGATGTCATTGACTTGGAAGATGAGACCATTGATGCTGAGATACTGAACTCAATGGCAGTGACAAATGAGCATTTCCAGACTGCTCTT includes these proteins:
- the LOC100806067 gene encoding cell division cycle protein 48 homolog; the protein is MANQPESSSSDAKGTKRDFSTAILERKKAPNRLVVDEAVNDDNSVVALHPNTMEKLQLFRGDTILLKGKKRKDTICIALADETCEEPKIRMNKVVRNNLRVRLGDVVSVHQCADVKYGKRVHILPVDDTIEGVTGNLFDAYLKPYFLEAYRPVRKGDMFLVRGGMRSVEFKVIETDPAEYCVVAPDTEIFCEGEPVKREDENRLDEVGYDDVGGVRKQMAQIRELVELPLRHPQLFKSIGVKPPKGILLYGPPGSGKTLIARAVANETGAFFFCINGPEIMSKLAGESESNLRKAFEEAEKNAPSIIFIDEIDSIAPKREKTHGEVERRIVSQLLTLMDGLKSRAHVIVIGATNRPNSIDPALRRFGRFDREIDIGVPDEVGRLEVLRIHTKNMKLAEDVDLERIAKDTHGYVGADLAALCTEAALQCIREKMDVIDLEDETIDAEILNSMAVTNEHFQTALGTSNPSALRETVVEVPNVSWEDIGGLENVKRELQETVQYPVEHPEKFEKFGMSPSKGVLFYGPPGCGKTLLAKAIANECQANFISVKGPELLTMWFGESEANVREIFDKARGSAPCVLFFDELDSIATQRGSSVGDAGGAADRVLNQLLTEMDGMSAKKTVFIIGATNRPDIIDPALLRPGRLDQLIYIPLPDEDSRHQIFKACLRKSPVSKDVDLRALAKYTQGFSGADITEICQRACKYAIRENIEKDIERERRKRENPEAMEEDIEEEEVAEIKAAHFEESMKYARRSVSDADIRKYQAFAQTLQQSRGFGSDFTFANTSSVGAAAGAGAASDPFASAGGADEDDLYS